In Planifilum fulgidum, one genomic interval encodes:
- a CDS encoding YicC/YloC family endoribonuclease — MERNGKIRSMTGYGRDCLLKDGISYEVEIRSVNNRYLDITVRLPGGWISLEERIKREIQPLVRRGRVDVFVQIRTDQLSRRNVTVNWEVAEAAIRAAREMKERFALDGSLSVSDLFHVPEVVTVEEVPLDPESCSEPLLEAVRNACIRLVEMRRKEGEALAEDLFSRTETLQNLLVEIRSRAPKVAEEYRRRLETRLKEWMEGVSLDENRLMMEAALYAERADISEELTRLDSHVSQFRRLLSSDEPVGRRLDFLLQEMNREINTIGSKANDGLISLWVVDCKSELEKMREQVQNIE, encoded by the coding sequence ATGGAACGAAACGGCAAGATTCGAAGCATGACGGGGTACGGCAGAGATTGCCTCCTGAAGGACGGCATCAGCTACGAAGTGGAGATTCGTTCGGTCAACAACCGGTATTTGGACATCACGGTCCGTCTTCCCGGAGGCTGGATTTCCCTTGAGGAGCGGATCAAGCGGGAGATCCAACCGTTGGTGCGCCGCGGCCGGGTGGATGTGTTCGTACAGATCCGGACCGATCAGCTCTCCCGGCGGAATGTGACGGTCAACTGGGAGGTCGCCGAGGCGGCGATCCGTGCCGCCCGGGAGATGAAAGAGCGTTTCGCCTTGGACGGATCGCTGTCCGTGAGCGATCTTTTTCATGTTCCGGAAGTCGTCACCGTCGAAGAGGTCCCTCTGGATCCGGAATCCTGCAGCGAACCCCTGCTGGAGGCGGTTCGCAACGCCTGCATCCGCCTGGTGGAGATGCGGCGAAAGGAAGGGGAAGCGCTGGCGGAGGACCTGTTTTCTCGAACGGAGACCTTGCAAAACCTGCTTGTGGAGATCCGAAGCCGTGCTCCCAAGGTGGCGGAGGAATACCGCCGGCGCCTGGAGACGCGGCTGAAGGAGTGGATGGAAGGAGTCTCCCTGGACGAAAACCGTTTGATGATGGAAGCGGCCCTCTATGCGGAACGGGCGGATATATCGGAGGAGCTCACCCGGTTGGACAGCCATGTCAGCCAGTTCCGCCGTCTCCTGTCCAGCGACGAGCCTGTGGGCCGGCGCCTCGATTTTCTCCTGCAGGAGATGAACCGGGAGATCAACACGATCGGTTCCAAGGCCAACGACGGACTGATCAGCCTGTGGGTCGTCGATTGCAAAAGCGAGTTGGAGAAAATGAGGGAACAGGTGCAGAACATCGAGTGA
- the remA gene encoding extracellular matrix/biofilm regulator RemA, giving the protein MSIKLINIGFGNIVSANRIISIVSPDSAPIKRIIQEARERSMLIDATYGRRTRAVIITDSDHVILSAVQPETVAHRLASKDQEEMVE; this is encoded by the coding sequence TTGAGTATCAAATTGATCAATATCGGTTTCGGCAATATCGTGTCCGCCAACCGAATCATTTCCATCGTCAGCCCGGATTCCGCGCCCATCAAGCGGATCATCCAGGAGGCGCGGGAACGCAGCATGCTGATCGATGCTACATACGGTCGCCGCACTCGGGCGGTGATCATCACCGACAGCGATCATGTGATTCTCTCCGCGGTTCAGCCCGAGACCGTCGCCCATCGGTTGGCCAGCAAGGATCAAGAGGAAATGGTCGAGTAA